In the Corynebacterium gerontici genome, one interval contains:
- a CDS encoding PD-(D/E)XK nuclease family protein, translating to MKQSLIASLKSIRQAHPDAEIVVLCGQQARDDVIAAMSQAGAWAGVQVSGIRQYLQDSGRFLAPRRPLRLRDVAVKVTAALQDGAAETAFHREGINDEPVTREALAQAVLTLLNLPPERREAHGGARLPAAVAELARQVGQECAEHWFTLPDVAEFLLERTARRDTQFVIAGDIAFDTLSEWFVQQLPSDSRREVQFPEVTEPAEVEHHSFVSDADEAAFAAAQVLEAVANGIPLHSIAVAYCNANQIGALHQALQRAGIPFSAMNPHTWAQAPFARGVRQLLMLDPNQMPRPEVAALLASGILKESPSVSAFDFVTRGLATLNQGEDWHEVDGDHETVAEVKRFVRDLGKNLQVLHQSGSLAALADALGELSKKHLRTMNADEQAFFNRLLDTMRQHQIGVSSALLAEIGNQALATSLPATQQGMVQLSSLEGLVGRSMQLCIICGASDDALPGSLSSNASITPEQSGNTSKTFLERRQRAFNHALDASAKVLITHPRSLLNGASVVERSPWADGHVYQHGPLIEEWHQGKELPATEFELNLLAGGVDAEVQEKARRFYRTLLARHEGEWAGDDAAFNGWIGAGFGAAVLEKQLSTSALELFTQNPLVFFIERVLGARVLEDSFGATEIDVRDRGTIYHRIFERWIRETWLDIATPMHRYEEVDFNTRVLKMREIVTEELDTRRDSSIPAVMWQAFQTEVLRVSDAFVEAELDRSRMWRPVGVEIPFGHVRDASDSPPLKISLDNGQALTIGGVIDRIDLCIDHENQQALLAIVDYKSGKPKRYKQALEKGKSYTGNAEYGYRFQLAAYGEAIRQALTGEMTEGPLAELAQEIKKLNVDDYPITIVSGYLFFLDEDFAWVPIIYGEDAKAELEYRLNRITSLIAEGAFPPYDMAGNPIMSERALRLGASTVAAASKLQSLGITPLDIAEDEEKEQ from the coding sequence ATGAAGCAATCGCTAATAGCCTCTTTGAAATCCATCCGACAAGCACACCCAGATGCCGAAATCGTTGTGCTATGTGGCCAACAGGCCCGCGACGATGTGATCGCGGCAATGAGCCAAGCGGGGGCCTGGGCCGGGGTGCAAGTGAGTGGTATTCGCCAATACCTCCAGGATTCTGGGCGCTTCTTGGCGCCGCGGCGTCCGCTGCGCTTAAGAGACGTTGCGGTGAAAGTGACGGCGGCGCTGCAAGACGGTGCCGCAGAAACGGCATTTCACCGGGAAGGCATCAACGATGAGCCGGTCACCCGAGAGGCACTCGCCCAGGCAGTGCTCACGCTGCTGAATTTGCCTCCTGAACGCCGTGAGGCTCATGGAGGGGCACGGCTCCCCGCTGCCGTTGCCGAGCTGGCACGCCAGGTTGGGCAGGAGTGCGCCGAGCACTGGTTCACCCTTCCCGATGTGGCTGAGTTCTTGTTAGAGCGTACTGCCCGCCGCGATACGCAATTCGTTATTGCCGGCGACATTGCCTTTGACACGCTCAGCGAGTGGTTCGTGCAGCAGCTTCCCTCAGATTCCCGCCGCGAGGTGCAATTCCCGGAAGTGACTGAGCCAGCGGAGGTTGAGCACCACAGTTTTGTCTCCGATGCCGACGAAGCAGCCTTCGCCGCTGCGCAAGTACTCGAGGCCGTGGCCAATGGCATTCCCCTGCACAGCATTGCGGTTGCCTATTGCAACGCCAACCAAATAGGAGCCCTTCACCAGGCGCTGCAGCGGGCTGGTATTCCCTTCAGCGCGATGAACCCGCACACCTGGGCTCAAGCCCCCTTCGCGCGCGGTGTCCGTCAACTGCTAATGCTTGACCCCAATCAGATGCCACGGCCTGAAGTGGCAGCGCTTCTTGCTTCGGGGATTTTGAAAGAATCTCCGAGCGTGAGCGCTTTCGACTTCGTCACCCGTGGTCTCGCGACGCTCAATCAGGGCGAGGATTGGCACGAAGTAGACGGCGATCACGAAACCGTCGCCGAGGTCAAGCGCTTTGTGCGCGATCTGGGCAAAAACCTGCAAGTGCTACACCAATCAGGCAGCCTGGCAGCCCTGGCTGACGCGCTCGGTGAATTGAGTAAGAAACATCTGCGCACAATGAATGCAGATGAGCAAGCTTTCTTCAATCGCTTGCTGGACACTATGCGGCAACACCAAATCGGCGTGAGTTCTGCCCTGCTTGCCGAAATCGGCAACCAAGCCCTCGCCACTTCCCTGCCCGCCACACAGCAAGGAATGGTGCAGCTCAGCAGCCTCGAAGGCCTCGTGGGGCGATCCATGCAACTGTGCATCATCTGTGGCGCCAGCGATGATGCACTACCCGGTTCCCTCAGCTCGAACGCATCCATCACGCCTGAACAGTCCGGAAATACTTCCAAAACCTTTCTTGAACGGCGACAACGCGCGTTCAATCACGCCCTCGACGCCTCCGCCAAGGTGCTCATTACCCACCCTAGAAGCCTCTTGAATGGCGCATCGGTGGTGGAGCGTTCCCCCTGGGCTGACGGGCACGTGTACCAGCACGGCCCACTCATTGAAGAATGGCACCAAGGCAAGGAGCTCCCGGCAACGGAATTTGAACTCAACCTACTGGCTGGGGGCGTGGATGCCGAAGTACAAGAAAAAGCTCGGCGCTTCTACCGCACACTGCTGGCGCGCCACGAAGGCGAATGGGCAGGAGACGACGCCGCATTCAATGGTTGGATCGGTGCAGGATTCGGCGCAGCGGTGCTCGAAAAACAGCTATCAACCTCCGCACTTGAACTGTTCACCCAGAATCCCCTGGTGTTCTTCATCGAGCGCGTTCTCGGAGCACGGGTGCTGGAGGATTCTTTCGGGGCAACCGAGATTGATGTTCGGGATCGTGGCACGATCTACCACCGCATCTTTGAACGCTGGATCCGCGAAACGTGGCTGGACATTGCCACCCCCATGCATCGATATGAGGAAGTGGACTTCAACACCAGGGTCTTAAAGATGCGCGAGATCGTCACGGAGGAACTCGATACCCGCCGAGATTCCTCTATCCCCGCGGTGATGTGGCAGGCCTTCCAGACGGAAGTGCTGCGAGTGAGCGACGCTTTCGTCGAAGCAGAACTTGATCGCTCCAGGATGTGGCGACCAGTGGGGGTCGAGATTCCTTTCGGCCACGTCCGTGACGCTTCCGATTCGCCCCCGCTGAAAATTTCACTGGATAACGGACAGGCGCTCACAATCGGAGGCGTCATTGACCGCATCGACTTGTGCATTGACCACGAAAACCAGCAAGCACTGCTTGCAATCGTGGACTATAAATCCGGCAAACCGAAGCGTTACAAGCAGGCGCTGGAAAAAGGTAAGTCTTATACCGGCAACGCAGAGTACGGCTACCGATTCCAGCTCGCGGCCTATGGCGAGGCAATCCGCCAAGCATTGACAGGCGAGATGACTGAAGGTCCGCTGGCAGAGCTGGCCCAGGAAATTAAAAAGCTCAATGTGGATGACTACCCCATCACCATTGTCTCAGGCTACCTTTTCTTCCTCGATGAAGACTTTGCGTGGGTTCCCATCATTTATGGCGAAGACGCCAAGGCGGAACTCGAATATCGCCTGAATAGGATCACTTCCCTCATCGCGGAAGGCGCATTCCCTCCCTACGACATGGCAGGTAACCCCATCATGAGTGAACGCGCGTTGCGCCTCGGCGCGAGTACCGTTGCCGCAGCATCCAAGCTGCAATCGTTGGGGATTACCCCACTTGACATCGCCGAAGACGAAGAAAAGGAGCAGTAA